The following proteins are co-located in the Phragmites australis chromosome 10, lpPhrAust1.1, whole genome shotgun sequence genome:
- the LOC133883711 gene encoding uncharacterized protein LOC133883711 isoform X2, protein MAKEVHGPDFDPSEHDLDGEVVMRAGGGKKHGRFWIGDGTLDTATTPSLSQLRAQSTSSGPGIRPCPEPTRIAMNEIQAQLDEERRLRHELERSFEERMAAERSQWYAMMTPLYAAMGQTPPPMPTPSRPLAPQAPHTPYPSEGSNTPGAGGSHIG, encoded by the exons atggcaaaggaggtccacggcccagactttgatccgagcgagcatgatcttgatggggaagtggttatgagggcgggaggaggcaagaaacatggccggttctggattggcgacggcacactcgatacggccaccactccctctctctctcagcttagagctcagagcacgagctcaggtccggGTATACGTCCTTGCCCagagcctacacggattgcgatgaacgaaatccag gcccagctggatgaagaaaggaggctccggcatgaattagagagatcgttcgaggagaggatggcggcagaacgatcccagtggtatgcgatgatgacgcccctttatgctgcaatgggccaaactccaccaccgatgccaaccccttctcgtccacttgctccacaggctccacacactcct tatccatcagagggatcgaatacgcctggagctggaggttcgcacattg gttaa
- the LOC133883711 gene encoding uncharacterized protein LOC133883711 isoform X1, whose amino-acid sequence MAKEVHGPDFDPSEHDLDGEVVMRAGGGKKHGRFWIGDGTLDTATTPSLSQLRAQSTSSGPGIRPCPEPTRIAMNEIQAQLDEERRLRHELERSFEERMAAERSQWYAMMTPLYAAMGQTPPPMPTPSRPLAPQAPHTPYPSEGSNTPGAGGSHIGTPPHFG is encoded by the exons atggcaaaggaggtccacggcccagactttgatccgagcgagcatgatcttgatggggaagtggttatgagggcgggaggaggcaagaaacatggccggttctggattggcgacggcacactcgatacggccaccactccctctctctctcagcttagagctcagagcacgagctcaggtccggGTATACGTCCTTGCCCagagcctacacggattgcgatgaacgaaatccag gcccagctggatgaagaaaggaggctccggcatgaattagagagatcgttcgaggagaggatggcggcagaacgatcccagtggtatgcgatgatgacgcccctttatgctgcaatgggccaaactccaccaccgatgccaaccccttctcgtccacttgctccacaggctccacacactcct tatccatcagagggatcgaatacgcctggagctggaggttcgcacattggtactccacctcactttg gttaa